A region of the Bacillota bacterium genome:
GGATGCGATCTCGCCGCCTGCGCTGGAGACATCCCCTGCGCCGCACCCGACATCTCGTGCTGCGGAAACCCGTGCCGGTGACGCCACCAGCGTGCGTCCACCAACCGATGACCTGCTAAACGTATCGGGTGTCCAGAACCCGGCTGCGCCTGCCACACCGTCGGGTAACGCGGGCGCATCGCAGGGTGACGGCAGGGAGGAACACAGGGAGCCTGCATTGACAGTGCGTGTGGGTACACGCTCCCGGATCAAGCCAGCCGAGAGACCGTTCTCCATGCACGTGAACGAGATGCACCCACATGGTCATCAGACGGGGGAGGCGACTGCAGCGGTATCCCGAGTAGCAGAGAATGCTCCACCGCAGCCGGAGGTGTCGCCGGTAGAGGTGGTTCGGCAGGTTGCACGGCAGATAGAAACCTTAACGAGCCAGCGTGGTACCAGCAGTGTGACCCTGCAGCTGGAGCCAGAGCATCTGGGCAGGCTACGTGTGACCATCTCACTGAACGATGGCGCTATCCATACCCACATCGTGGCGGACAACCACGTGGTAAGACAGATGCTGGAAAGCAACTCCAGCCTGCTGCAGCAGGCGTTGCAGCAACGCGGTCTGCAACTGGGCGCACTGCAGGTCTCCGTGCAGGGTGACGGACGTCAGTTCCTGTTGCACCAGCCCTATACCCCACCGCCGAGGGGCGGCTGGCTGGAATCAGATGCAGCGATACGCGCGGCAAACGAAGCAAGTTTCGTGCGCGCAACGCCGGGAGGGATCAACCTGCTGGCGTAGCCACGAAGGAGGTGTGCATCGATGACCGTAACGCCAGGTGGTGGCGCGGGTAACACGTTCACAGCAGCCGTGAGCGCCACCCCAAAGACAACCAGAGACCAGTTCCTGAAGCTGTTCCTGACGCAGCTGCAGAACCAGAACCCGTTAGAGCCGATGCAGGATCGGGACTTCCTGATGCAGCTGGCACAGTTCACGCAGGTGGAAAACGCCGAAGAGATGACGCATACCCTGCAAAAGCTGCAGATGCTGGTCACCTCTACGCAAGCCACAGCCCTGCTGGGTAAGCAGGTTATCGCTCTGCCAGAGGGCGAGGCGACGCCGACGGAGGGCAAAGTGAGCGCGGTGCGCTTCACCGCCGAGGGCGTGTGGCTGATGGTCAATGGCAAACAGGTCAGCGTGCAGAACGTGCTGCAGGTAAACGGTTAGTTTTGGGAGGTGCAACATGCCAGAGGTTCGCCAGATAACGAACGTTCCTTCCCCCTCAGGCGTCAAACCGCCACAACGGACAGCACAGGACGGGGAAGCCTTCCGCGCCGCGCTTCAACAGGCGCAGGGAGGTGTGCGTTTCTCCGCGCATGCGCAGGCGAGACTGCAATCACGTCACATCGAACTGGATGCGGAGGCTCTGCGCCGGGTGGAGAACGCGGTGAACAAAGCGGCAGAGAAAGGCTCGCGCGAGTCTCTGCTGCTGATGGACGACATCGCGCTGATTGTGAGCGTGCGTAACCGCACGGTCATCACCGCCATCGACAAGGAGAACCTGAAGGAGAACGTTTTCACCAACATCGACAGCGCAGTGGTGCTGTAACGGGCACCCGCCGGGGCGGGACCCCCTCCGCGTGACGGGGACGCCCCCAGGCTCCTGAGCGACCGACGGAGCCAACCGTTACCATGACATCAAAAACGCGAGGAGGAGGTCACAGATATGTTTCAGGCGATGTTCTCAAGCATCTCCAGCATCAAGGCACATCAGGTGCGTATGGGTGTGGTTGGCAACAATATCGCCAACATCAATACCACTGGTTTCAAGTCGGGAAGAGTCACTTTTCAGGAGATGCTGTCTCAAACGCTGCGAGGAGCCAGCCGCCCTACCGAAGGCGGTCTGGGTGGTACCAACCCTATGCAGGTCGGGCTGGGCACTCAGGTGGGTAGCATCGACACCATCCTGGAGCAGGGAAGCCTGCAGGCTACCAACCGCGTCACCGACCTGGCGATTCAGGGCAACGGCTTCTTTGTGGTGAGCAACGGCAAGCGAGTCGCCTTCACACGAGACGGTAATTTCGACATCGATGCCAATGGCACGCTGGTGCACAAAGCTACCGGTGAGAAACTGGTTGGCTGGATGCCCAACGCCGACGGCAATATCGACATCACGGAGCCGCTGGATGCCAGCTCGGTGATAGTCATTCCCGTAGGGAAGACCATTGCCGGTCAAGCCTCCACCAGCGCCAGCTTCAAAGGCAACCTCGCACTGGATGGTACCAGCTGGACAACCAGCGTGATGCTCTACGACGCGGTAGGCGCACCGGTAGACCTCAGACTGAGGTTCTCGCGGAACACCAGCGAACCA
Encoded here:
- a CDS encoding flagellar hook-length control protein FliK, with amino-acid sequence MTQAVQAEIFTGSPQVGSVPTSAQAAVPVAEGEVSWFAQLLAMLQAPAGVDMPVPAEVHPDAPPESEKAPKPLEMTQVAVLLAPPVFWGNVPAPAQPPDESVAADSAVHVIQRETANGMPISVPPPATGEAAPARERTAAAMPSPTNVESKPEQPSAFEGMAFQPPADRAGDTPSAEVSLPVDKAMPRVRDAISPPALETSPAPHPTSRAAETRAGDATSVRPPTDDLLNVSGVQNPAAPATPSGNAGASQGDGREEHREPALTVRVGTRSRIKPAERPFSMHVNEMHPHGHQTGEATAAVSRVAENAPPQPEVSPVEVVRQVARQIETLTSQRGTSSVTLQLEPEHLGRLRVTISLNDGAIHTHIVADNHVVRQMLESNSSLLQQALQQRGLQLGALQVSVQGDGRQFLLHQPYTPPPRGGWLESDAAIRAANEASFVRATPGGINLLA
- a CDS encoding flagellar hook protein FlgE, encoding MFQAMFSSISSIKAHQVRMGVVGNNIANINTTGFKSGRVTFQEMLSQTLRGASRPTEGGLGGTNPMQVGLGTQVGSIDTILEQGSLQATNRVTDLAIQGNGFFVVSNGKRVAFTRDGNFDIDANGTLVHKATGEKLVGWMPNADGNIDITEPLDASSVIVIPVGKTIAGQASTSASFKGNLALDGTSWTTSVMLYDAVGAPVDLRLRFSRNTSEPPSTPWTLSYSVDGGRTWVPTADAVEFDQYGRIVRGASQTIIFTPPDSGAPDMTVSIDLSRITQLATSSTVEPIAQNGYPPGTLEQLTVSPDGTINGVFSNGLNLPVARVAMAVFNNPGGLERAGNNLFRESVNSGVANIGTAQTGGRGSISSGYLEMSNADIGNEFTNLIVTQRGFQANTRIVSTVDEMLQDVLQMKR